One Spinacia oleracea cultivar Varoflay chromosome 4, BTI_SOV_V1, whole genome shotgun sequence DNA segment encodes these proteins:
- the LOC110797621 gene encoding serine/arginine-rich-splicing factor SR34-like isoform X1, protein MKRAVRCFVLSGSWMILNFYAFSRAYIRVREDSRSLSLDDRSRSRSYNRGCSYSRSRSRNHSISPRRNSRRCYSRSPSKSRSRSPSRSRSSLMLGLHGSRTFQLVHLKTFY, encoded by the exons ATGAAACGTGCTGTCAGATGTTTTGTTCT TTCAGGAAGCTGGATGATTCTGAATTTCTATGCATTCTCTCGCGCTTATATCCGA GTGAGGGAGGACTCGAGGAGTCTGAGTCTAGATGACAGGTCGAGAAGCAGAAGCTACAACCGTGGCTGTAGTTATAGTCGAAGCCGCAGCCGCAACCACAG TATATCTCCGCGAAGAAATTCACGCCGTTGTTATTCTAGATCTCCTTCGAAGTCCCGCTCGAGATCTCCCTCTCGTTCTCGCTCTAG CTTGATGCTTGGGTTGCATGGGAGCAGAACTTTCCAATTGGTGCACTTAAAAACGTTTTACTAG
- the LOC110797621 gene encoding serine/arginine-rich-splicing factor SR34-like isoform X2: MILNFYAFSRAYIRVREDSRSLSLDDRSRSRSYNRGCSYSRSRSRNHSISPRRNSRRCYSRSPSKSRSRSPSRSRSSLMLGLHGSRTFQLVHLKTFY, translated from the exons ATGATTCTGAATTTCTATGCATTCTCTCGCGCTTATATCCGA GTGAGGGAGGACTCGAGGAGTCTGAGTCTAGATGACAGGTCGAGAAGCAGAAGCTACAACCGTGGCTGTAGTTATAGTCGAAGCCGCAGCCGCAACCACAG TATATCTCCGCGAAGAAATTCACGCCGTTGTTATTCTAGATCTCCTTCGAAGTCCCGCTCGAGATCTCCCTCTCGTTCTCGCTCTAG CTTGATGCTTGGGTTGCATGGGAGCAGAACTTTCCAATTGGTGCACTTAAAAACGTTTTACTAG